From the Glandiceps talaboti chromosome 12, keGlaTala1.1, whole genome shotgun sequence genome, one window contains:
- the LOC144443352 gene encoding alpha- and gamma-adaptin-binding protein p34-like, with amino-acid sequence MAAPCVVVVSCSPVLDPNNLIKEVIGVTSLPAFKERVDNIEGYPWSISNKYYSADVELCLLPRKTLGDQEFAESVEAIIVGFENTNTSFEEVKSWLPFLREWNPEVRILACNKFLEDQDISQHDAQLWCIDNAFELVELQSKDTDDRDDDDDDDDDDDDEIEDVPGIQRIISALHAHTWPNLVMKERPNPSPLDYLGLCEAFTSRSNNVSGAAADNTDEKTEDSEADKDKSHTLECLDKNAAEGRQDHDSNRDNDRTVSDNGNDSNTDSDKMEKADSEPMEKEGKPQQVKEEEGATAAEPIEQKVKVKQPSRADRIESLLSSEDRALYQVLGSEDPGETSFEELFEEFAKMKEKAETLPLEERKAYAEKVTVAFWRAMGGQEDEIEGLSSDDD; translated from the exons ATGGCTGCCCcctgtgttgttgttgtaagcTGTTCTCCAGTTTTGGACCCAAATAACCTGATAAAAG aAGTTATAGGCGTCACTAGTTTACCAGCATTCAAGGAGAGAGTTGACAACATAGAAGGGTATCCGTGGTCAATAAGTAATAAATATTACAGTGCTGATGTAGAACTGTGTCTTTTACCAAGGAAGACACTGGGAGATCAAGAATTTGCCGAGTCTGTTGAAGCCATCATTGTAGGATTTGAAAATACG AATACTAGTTTTGAGGAAGTGAAATCATGGTTGCCATTTCTCAGAGAGTGGAATCCAGAAGTGAGGATTTTAGCTTGTAACAAATTCCTTGAAGATCAAG ACATATCACAACATGATGCCCAACTCTGGTGTATTGATAATGCATTTGAACTTGTAGAATTACAATCAAAAGACACAGATGAcagagatgatgatgatgatgatgatgatgatgacgacgatgaaaTTGAAG aTGTACCTGGTATTCAAAGAATTATCTCTGCATTACACGCCCACACTTGGCCAAATCTAGTCATGAAAG aaagaCCAAACCCGAGTCCTTTAGATTACCTTGGTCTCTGTGAAGCGTTTACTTCCAGGTCAAACAATGTCTCTGGAGCTGCTGCAGACAATACCGATGAAAAAACAGAAGATAGTGAAGCAGACAAAGATAAAAGTCATACACTCGAATGTTTAGATAAAAATGCTGCTGAGGGCAGACAAGATCATGATAGTAATAGAGACAATGATAGAACTGTAAGTGACAATGGAAATGATAGTAATACTGACAGCGATAAAATGGAAAAAGCTGACAGTGAACCCATGGAGAAAGAAGGAAAACCACAACAAGTTAAGGAAGAAGAAGGTGCTACAGCTGCAGAACCAATAGAACAGAAAGTGAAAGTCAAACAACCCAGCAGAGCAGACAGGATAG AATCACTTCTGAGTAGTGAAGACAGAGCATTATATCAAGTACTAGGTAGTGAAGATCCCGGTGAAACGTCCTTTGAAGAACTATTTGAAGAATTTGCCAAAATGAAAG aGAAAGCAGAAACGTTACCTCTTGAAGAAAGGAAAGCCTATGCTGAGAAGGTTACCGTAGCATTTTGGAGAGCAATGGGTGGGCAGGAAGATGAGATAGAAGGATTATCCTCAGATGATGACTGA